The genomic interval TCCGTCGAGCTGGGTGTGCGCGGGGCGGACCGCCCGGGCGATGCCCGAGTGGGCGAGGTCGGCGACGCGGCAGGCCTCGCTCTTCACCAGTCGGGCGTTGGTGACGACGCAGCCGATGACGGTCGAGCCGGTGGGCCCGCCGGCGTCCGCGCGCTGACCGGCGATCGCGTCGGCATCGTATGGGTAGCGGGGGGTGCCGTGGGGAGCGCGTGACGTCGCCACCGGTGTGCCGTCCTCGTCGTGGACCTCGCCGACGGCGTTGTTGGCCACCAGCGCCCCGACCACCACGTCACCGGCGCGCCGCACGGCGATGCCCTGACCGCCCCGCCAGGCATGAGCCAGGCCACCGACCTTGGCGACCATGCACCCCGCACCGACCCCCACCCCACCTTCGGGCGGATCG from Actinomycetota bacterium carries:
- a CDS encoding P1 family peptidase, with the protein product GYPVGQPEPVARVPIVGAAIVLDAAVAVPHARPGAAAGRAACEQATSADPPEGGVGVGAGCMVAKVGGLAHAWRGGQGIAVRRAGDVVVGALVANNAVGEVHDEDGTPVATSRAPHGTPRYPYDADAIAGQRADAGGPTGSTVIGCVVTNARLVKSEACRVADLAHSGIARAVRPAHTQLDGDALFCLATGEVDATVDLLATLAAEAVADACRRGVRAAVSRHGVPGLAG